A stretch of Henckelia pumila isolate YLH828 chromosome 4, ASM3356847v2, whole genome shotgun sequence DNA encodes these proteins:
- the LOC140861147 gene encoding F-box/kelch-repeat protein At3g06240-like has translation MAEPRLPMDMLIEVLILLPVKSILKFKCVSKTWRDLISSPVFIDRHLKCDRKQSILLVKRCLPPQNGEDVDQIFSFHDPDFPELLVSPNLSFPYIPSCDPSNLQIQGPCNGLVCIFLGNNVFMCNPALREFKQLPPLKFPRGYEGQLLGYGFGFVPIVGAYKVIQIREYEPPDLIDLFYDDSLANEPVGIQVDLYDSASNSWKKIDAKELPYITTYAPSVGVFTNGAIHWNAISAPGNRPCILCFDTGSETFPQMDVHENFPTTDEKRILLMGLDGSLAMVFWDYTDEAACDVEIWAMKEYGVKESWTKQFCIYPGPVYFPLLILKSERLVFVTGDGRLVACTIRGNQLDEFGIVGFKIALSAVVYQESLISLQHII, from the coding sequence ATGGCAGAACCACGGCTACCGATGGATATGCTCATAGAAGTTTTGATACTTCTCCCGGTGAAGTCGATACTAAAATTCAAGTGTGTTTCCAAAACTTGGCGAGATTTGATCAGCAGCCCCGTGTTCATAGATAGGCACCTGAAATGTGATAGAAAACAGAGTATCCTGCTTGTGAAACGTTGTTTGCCACCACAAAATGGAGAAGATGTAGATCAAATATTCTCTTTTCACGATCCGGATTTCCCCGAATTACTGGTCTCACCCAATCTTTCATTCCCATACATCCCTTCGTGCGATCCCTCAAATCTCCAAATTCAGGGTCCTTGCAATGGCCTTGTCTGCATCTTTCTGGGAAATAACGTTTTCATGTGTAATCCGGCATTGCGAGAATTCAAGCAGTTGCCACCTCTGAAATTTCCACGGGGTTATGAAGGCCAACTCTTAGGATATGGATTTGGGTTTGTCCCAATTGTTGGAGCTTACAAGGTTATCCAGATACGGGAATATGAACCGCCTGATTTAATAGATTTGTTTTATGATGATTCGTTGGCGAATGAACCGGTAGGAATCCAGGTTGATTTGTACGATTCAGCCTCCAATTCGTGGAAGAAAATCGATGCAAAAGAGCTCCCTTATATCACTACTTATGCACCTAGTGTTGGAGTCTTCACTAATGGAGCGATTCACTGGAATGCAATCTCTGCTCCCGGGAATCGTCCGTGCATTCTTTGTTTCGACACGGGTTCGGAGACTTTTCCACAGATGGACGTCCACGAGAACTTCCCTACAACTGATGAAAAGCGCATTTTGCTGATGGGGTTAGATGGTAGCCTCGCAATGGTTTTCTGGGATTATACAGACGAAGCAGCGTGTGATGTCGAGATTTGGGCGATGAAGGAATATGGAGTGAAAGAATCATGGACCAAACAGTTTTGTATCTACCCTGGCCCTGTTTATTTCCCTCTTTTGATTTTGAAGAGCGAGCGGTTGGTGTTTGTAACCGGTGATGGTCGACTGGTGGCTTGTACAATCCGGGGCAACCAGCTCGACGAATTCGGGATCGTTGGATTCAAAATCGCTCTCAGTGCAGTGGTTTACCAGGAGAGTTTGATTAGTTTACAACATATTATTTGA